One Phocaeicola dorei genomic region harbors:
- a CDS encoding RsmD family RNA methyltransferase, with the protein MRVISGIYKRRRFDVPHTFKARPTTDFAKENLFNVLSNNYFDFENGVTALDLFAGTGSISIELVSRGCDRVISVEKDPQHLSFISQVMREVKTDKCFPIRADVFRFIDKCSEQFDFIFADPPYALKDLESIPTRIFESGILKEDGLLVLEHGKENHFEDNPHFIERRVYGSVNFSFFKAMVPATEQ; encoded by the coding sequence ATGCGAGTAATCAGCGGTATATACAAACGGCGCCGTTTCGACGTGCCTCATACATTCAAGGCACGTCCAACAACGGATTTTGCCAAAGAGAACCTTTTCAATGTATTAAGTAATAATTATTTTGACTTCGAGAACGGAGTTACAGCTTTGGACCTTTTTGCCGGTACGGGCAGCATCAGTATAGAACTGGTTTCACGCGGTTGTGACCGGGTTATCTCAGTGGAAAAAGATCCCCAGCATCTTTCTTTCATCTCGCAGGTGATGCGTGAAGTGAAGACTGACAAATGTTTTCCTATCCGTGCTGATGTCTTTAGATTTATAGACAAATGCAGCGAGCAGTTTGATTTCATCTTCGCCGATCCTCCATACGCCTTGAAAGATCTGGAAAGTATCCCCACCCGTATTTTCGAAAGCGGGATTTTAAAGGAAGACGGATTATTGGTATTGGAACATGGCAAAGAGAACCATTTCGAGGATAATCCCCATTTTATTGAGCGCCGTGTATATGGCAGTGTGAACTTCTCTTTCTTCAAAGCAATGGTGCCAGCAACCGAACAA
- a CDS encoding DUF3822 family protein — MTERIDFTKSEQYTLSIRLSADGFSFSIYNPLTDNDFCFVPYPVNTGYSMTANLKEMLTETETLRYPYKRVNILYDSPRFTPVPLELFEDEQMDTVFYHNFPKGNNEIVLCNVLGRSNVVILFAIDKHTHLLLTEHFPTARYFSTASPLTEYFARKSRLGNSRKLYTHIREQQMEVFCFDKGNLLLINSFPCKQTTDRVYYLLYIWQQLNYNQEKDELHLTGKLEDKEELLKELRNYLRQVFVINPKAEFNRSEISKIEEIPFDMQTLLLCE, encoded by the coding sequence ATGACTGAACGTATCGATTTTACAAAATCGGAACAATATACATTATCCATCCGCCTCAGTGCGGATGGATTTTCTTTTTCTATCTATAACCCACTGACAGATAATGATTTCTGCTTTGTTCCGTATCCTGTCAATACCGGATACTCTATGACGGCTAATCTAAAGGAAATGTTAACCGAGACAGAAACTCTAAGATATCCGTATAAACGGGTTAACATTCTGTATGACTCCCCCCGTTTCACACCTGTTCCTTTAGAATTATTCGAAGACGAACAAATGGATACTGTTTTCTATCATAATTTTCCTAAAGGAAATAACGAGATTGTACTTTGCAATGTTCTGGGAAGGAGTAATGTGGTAATACTTTTTGCTATAGACAAACATACCCATTTGTTACTGACTGAACATTTTCCTACAGCTCGTTACTTCTCCACCGCCAGCCCGCTGACTGAATATTTCGCCCGGAAAAGCCGGTTGGGCAACAGCCGGAAACTATACACACACATACGCGAGCAACAAATGGAAGTTTTTTGTTTTGATAAGGGCAACTTATTACTGATTAACTCATTTCCATGCAAACAAACCACAGACCGTGTGTATTACCTATTATATATATGGCAACAATTAAATTATAATCAGGAAAAAGACGAACTGCACTTGACAGGAAAATTAGAGGACAAAGAAGAATTATTGAAAGAATTGCGCAACTATCTGCGTCAGGTATTCGTCATCAACCCCAAAGCGGAATTCAACCGCTCCGAGATAAGTAAAATAGAAGAGATACCTTTTGACATGCAAACCTTATTATTATGCGAGTAA
- a CDS encoding ATP-dependent RecD-like DNA helicase, whose product MINSYLVQQIKGNFLYKPTLEQEKAVKFLADFLFSHQSDSVFLLKGYAGTGKTSLIGALVKTLDQLQQKCVLLAPTGRAAKVFSHYAQHPAYTIHKKIYRQRNFSNDLDNFSLDDNLHQHTLFIVDEASMIANDGLAGAVFGTGRLLDDLIQYVYAGTGCRLMLVGDTAQLPPVGEEESPSLSADKLRGYGMEVYEAQLTEVVRQMHDSGILWNATELRRYISAEDFLTLPSVRVEGFPDIRMVSGSELIEVINDCYGQAGMDETIVVCRSNKRANIYNKGIRNTILFREDELNSGDLLMVAKNNYFWTEGCKEIDFIANGDIAVIRRVRRVREAYGFRFADVVLAFPDYDGMELEVKLLLDTLHTETPALPKELNDKLFYSVLEDYADITVKRERMKKMKADPHYNALQVKYAYAVTCHKAQGGQWKRVFLDQGYMTENMLTPDYFRWLYTAFTRATEILYLVNWPKEQTE is encoded by the coding sequence ATGATTAATAGTTATTTAGTGCAGCAAATTAAGGGAAATTTTCTATATAAACCAACTTTAGAACAAGAAAAAGCTGTTAAATTTTTAGCAGATTTTCTCTTTTCTCACCAATCGGACTCGGTTTTTCTCTTAAAGGGATATGCCGGTACGGGTAAAACATCCCTTATCGGGGCATTGGTGAAGACCTTGGACCAGTTACAGCAAAAGTGTGTTCTACTTGCTCCGACGGGCAGGGCGGCTAAAGTCTTTTCACATTATGCACAGCATCCGGCTTATACTATTCATAAGAAGATTTACCGCCAGCGCAACTTTTCAAATGACCTGGATAACTTTTCTTTGGATGATAACTTGCATCAGCATACTTTGTTTATTGTGGATGAGGCGTCGATGATCGCTAATGACGGATTGGCGGGGGCAGTCTTTGGTACAGGGCGTTTGCTGGACGACTTGATTCAATATGTATATGCCGGAACAGGTTGCCGTTTGATGCTGGTAGGGGATACGGCGCAGCTTCCTCCGGTAGGAGAAGAGGAGAGTCCGTCTCTTTCGGCCGATAAGTTACGCGGGTATGGCATGGAAGTATATGAGGCGCAGCTCACTGAGGTGGTCCGTCAGATGCACGATTCGGGGATTCTTTGGAATGCGACAGAATTGCGCCGCTACATATCCGCGGAAGATTTTCTCACTTTGCCTTCTGTCCGTGTGGAAGGGTTTCCGGATATCCGGATGGTTTCTGGTAGTGAGCTGATTGAGGTTATTAATGATTGTTACGGTCAGGCAGGTATGGACGAAACGATTGTGGTCTGCCGTTCCAATAAACGGGCGAATATTTATAATAAGGGAATCAGGAATACGATTTTGTTTCGGGAGGATGAACTGAACAGCGGTGACCTGCTGATGGTGGCGAAGAATAACTATTTTTGGACGGAGGGCTGTAAGGAGATTGATTTTATAGCCAATGGAGATATAGCTGTAATTCGCCGTGTTCGTCGGGTGCGTGAGGCATACGGCTTTCGTTTTGCCGATGTGGTGCTGGCGTTCCCCGACTATGATGGTATGGAACTGGAGGTGAAACTTTTGTTGGATACCTTGCATACTGAAACACCCGCATTGCCTAAAGAATTGAATGACAAGTTATTTTATTCGGTATTGGAGGATTATGCTGATATAACTGTGAAACGTGAGCGGATGAAGAAAATGAAAGCCGATCCTCATTACAATGCCTTACAGGTGAAATATGCGTATGCCGTTACTTGTCACAAAGCGCAGGGTGGCCAGTGGAAACGGGTCTTTTTGGATCAGGGCTATATGACGGAGAATATGCTGACTCCGGATTATTTCCGTTGGCTGTATACGGCTTTCACCCGTGCTACGGAAATTCTGTATCTAGTGAACTGGCCGAAGGAGCAGACGGAATAA
- the alaS gene encoding alanine--tRNA ligase → MMTAKEIRDSFKSFFESKGHQIVPSAPMVIKDDPTLMFTNAGMNQFKDIILGNHPAKYKRVADSQKCLRVSGKHNDLEEVGHDTYHHTMFEMLGNWSFGDYFKKEAIGWAWEYLVDVLKIDPKDLYATVFEGSPEEGLERDNEAASYWEQFLPKDHILNGNKHDNFWEMGDTGPCGPCSEIHIDSRSEEEKAQIPGNQLVNKDHPQVIEIWNLVFMQFNRKADGSLEGLPAKVIDTGMGFERLVRTLQGKTSNYDTDVFQPMLKAIAEMAGTTYGQDNQKDIAMRVIADHIRTIAFSITDGQLPSNAKAGYVIRRILRRAVRYGYTFLGQKQAFMYKLLPVLIENMGEAYPELNAQKILIEKVIKEEEESFLRTLETGIRLLDKTMNDAKAAGKKEISGVDAFTLYDTFGFPLDLTELILRENGMTVNEEEFNAEMQKQKERARNAAAVETGDWITIKEGDTHFVGYDFTEYETSILRYRQIKQKNQTLYQIVLSDTPFYAESGGQVGDTGVIVSEFETIEIIDTKKENNLPIHITKKLPEHLDVPMMACVDTEKRAACAANHSCTHLLDEALRQVLGTHVEQKGSLVTPESLRFDFSHFQKVTDEQLREVEHLVNAKIRENIPLTEYRNLPIEKAKELGAIALFGEKYGDEVRVVQFGNSIEFCGGTHVSATGKIGMVRIISESSVAAGVRRIEAITGAKVEELMDTVQDTLNDLKALFNNAPDLKVAIRKYIDENAGLKKQVEEFMKEKGAALKARLVENAKEINGVKVVKAIIPMSADVVKDIAFQLKGEIPANLFVVIGSVDNNKPMLTVMISEDLVKAGQNAGKLVREAAKLIQGGGGGQPHFATAGGKNPDGLNAAVDKVIELAAL, encoded by the coding sequence ATGATGACAGCTAAAGAAATTAGAGATTCTTTCAAAAGCTTTTTCGAGTCGAAAGGACACCAGATTGTCCCATCGGCTCCGATGGTCATTAAAGATGACCCCACATTGATGTTCACCAATGCAGGAATGAACCAGTTCAAAGACATTATTCTGGGCAATCACCCGGCCAAATACAAAAGAGTTGCGGACTCACAAAAATGTTTGCGTGTAAGCGGCAAGCACAATGACCTGGAAGAAGTGGGACATGATACCTACCACCATACTATGTTCGAGATGCTGGGCAACTGGTCTTTCGGAGATTACTTCAAGAAAGAAGCTATCGGCTGGGCATGGGAATATCTGGTAGATGTACTGAAAATAGATCCGAAAGATCTGTATGCCACCGTATTCGAAGGAAGTCCCGAAGAAGGACTGGAACGGGACAATGAAGCCGCCTCTTACTGGGAACAGTTCCTGCCGAAAGACCATATCCTCAATGGCAACAAACATGACAATTTCTGGGAAATGGGTGATACAGGTCCCTGCGGCCCGTGTTCTGAAATCCATATCGACTCACGTTCGGAAGAAGAAAAAGCTCAAATCCCCGGCAACCAACTGGTAAATAAGGATCATCCGCAAGTAATCGAGATCTGGAATCTTGTATTCATGCAGTTCAACCGCAAAGCAGACGGTTCACTGGAAGGTCTTCCCGCCAAAGTAATCGATACCGGTATGGGATTCGAACGTTTGGTGCGCACACTGCAAGGCAAGACATCCAACTATGACACTGACGTGTTCCAACCGATGCTGAAAGCCATCGCCGAAATGGCAGGAACCACCTATGGCCAAGACAACCAGAAAGATATCGCCATGCGCGTTATAGCCGACCATATCCGTACCATCGCATTCTCAATCACCGACGGTCAGTTGCCCAGTAACGCAAAAGCCGGCTATGTAATCCGCCGTATCCTCCGCCGTGCCGTCCGTTACGGATATACTTTCCTGGGACAGAAACAAGCATTCATGTACAAGCTGCTGCCTGTATTAATTGAGAATATGGGCGAGGCCTATCCAGAGTTGAACGCACAAAAAATACTGATCGAGAAAGTGATCAAAGAAGAAGAAGAATCTTTCCTGCGCACACTGGAAACAGGTATCCGTCTGTTGGACAAGACTATGAACGATGCCAAAGCTGCCGGGAAAAAAGAGATCAGCGGTGTGGATGCCTTTACATTATATGACACTTTCGGTTTCCCCCTCGACCTGACAGAACTGATTCTCCGCGAAAACGGCATGACTGTAAACGAAGAAGAGTTCAACGCCGAAATGCAGAAACAAAAAGAACGCGCCCGTAACGCGGCAGCCGTTGAAACTGGCGACTGGATCACCATAAAGGAAGGTGACACCCACTTTGTAGGTTATGACTTTACCGAATATGAAACCAGCATCCTGCGCTATCGCCAGATCAAGCAGAAAAACCAGACACTGTATCAAATTGTACTGAGCGATACTCCTTTCTATGCCGAAAGTGGTGGTCAGGTAGGTGATACAGGGGTGATCGTAAGCGAATTCGAAACCATCGAAATCATTGATACCAAGAAGGAAAACAACCTTCCTATCCATATCACCAAAAAACTGCCCGAACACCTTGACGTTCCGATGATGGCTTGTGTAGATACAGAAAAACGTGCCGCCTGTGCCGCCAACCACTCTTGTACTCATTTGCTGGACGAAGCGTTGCGCCAGGTATTAGGAACTCACGTAGAACAAAAAGGTTCTTTGGTGACTCCTGAGTCATTACGTTTCGATTTCTCTCACTTCCAGAAAGTGACTGACGAGCAACTTCGTGAAGTGGAACATTTGGTAAATGCCAAAATCCGTGAGAATATCCCTTTGACGGAATACCGCAATCTTCCTATCGAAAAGGCAAAAGAACTGGGTGCCATTGCTTTGTTCGGTGAAAAATACGGTGATGAGGTACGTGTTGTCCAATTCGGCAACTCTATTGAATTCTGCGGAGGTACCCACGTTTCGGCTACAGGCAAGATCGGTATGGTTCGTATTATCAGCGAAAGCTCTGTTGCTGCCGGTGTGCGCCGTATCGAAGCTATCACGGGTGCCAAAGTAGAGGAATTGATGGATACGGTCCAGGATACGCTGAATGACTTGAAGGCATTGTTCAACAATGCTCCCGATCTGAAAGTCGCCATCCGCAAGTATATTGACGAAAATGCAGGATTGAAGAAGCAGGTGGAAGAGTTCATGAAAGAAAAGGGCGCCGCACTGAAAGCCAGACTGGTAGAGAATGCCAAAGAAATAAATGGTGTGAAAGTGGTGAAAGCCATCATTCCGATGTCTGCCGACGTAGTGAAAGATATTGCCTTCCAGCTGAAAGGTGAAATTCCTGCCAATCTGTTCGTTGTAATAGGCAGTGTGGACAATAACAAACCGATGCTGACTGTCATGATTAGCGAAGACCTGGTAAAAGCCGGACAGAATGCAGGCAAACTGGTCCGTGAAGCAGCCAAACTGATTCAAGGCGGCGGCGGTGGTCAGCCCCACTTCGCAACGGCAGGCGGTAAGAATCCTGACGGTTTGAATGCGGCTGTTGATAAAGTGATAGAGCTGGCTGCATTGTAA
- a CDS encoding M23 family metallopeptidase, whose product MRKVYYIYNPKTRTYDRIYPTVRQRALSILRRLFVGMGLGAGSFIILLLIFGSPSEKELRIENARLLAQYNVLSHRLDEAMGVMQDIQQRDDNLYRVVLQADPVSDAVRKAGYGGTNRYEQLRDMANADLVINTTQKLDMLNRQLYIQSKSFDEVVDLCKSHDEMLKCIPAIQPVSNKDLKKTASGYGVRIDPIYKTTKFHAGMDFSASPGTPVYATGDGVVVKAGWETGYGNTIEVNHGFGYLTRYAHLSAYKVRPGQKVVRGEVIGAVGSTGKSTGPHLHYEVHVKGKVQNPVNYYFMDLSAEDYDKMIQIAANHGKVFD is encoded by the coding sequence ATGCGTAAAGTCTACTATATTTATAATCCTAAGACCCGAACTTATGACCGCATTTACCCCACAGTGAGGCAGCGCGCCTTAAGCATCTTGCGCCGTTTGTTTGTAGGAATGGGCTTGGGGGCAGGTAGTTTCATTATTTTATTATTGATCTTTGGTTCTCCGTCCGAGAAAGAGCTCCGTATAGAGAATGCTCGCTTACTGGCCCAGTATAATGTGTTGTCTCATCGTCTGGATGAGGCTATGGGGGTGATGCAGGATATCCAGCAGCGTGATGATAATTTGTATCGGGTGGTGTTGCAGGCCGATCCTGTTTCGGATGCTGTCCGTAAGGCCGGTTATGGGGGGACAAACCGCTATGAACAGTTACGGGATATGGCGAATGCCGATCTGGTTATCAATACCACTCAGAAACTGGATATGTTGAACCGGCAGCTTTATATCCAGTCCAAATCTTTTGACGAGGTGGTGGATTTGTGTAAGAGCCATGACGAGATGCTGAAATGTATTCCGGCCATCCAGCCTGTTTCCAATAAGGATTTGAAGAAGACGGCTTCCGGTTACGGTGTCCGTATAGATCCTATTTATAAGACAACCAAGTTTCATGCGGGGATGGACTTTTCTGCTAGTCCGGGCACGCCGGTGTATGCCACCGGTGATGGTGTTGTGGTGAAGGCCGGATGGGAGACAGGTTATGGGAATACCATCGAAGTGAATCATGGCTTTGGTTATCTAACGCGCTATGCACATCTGAGTGCTTACAAGGTAAGACCGGGACAGAAGGTGGTCAGGGGTGAAGTGATTGGAGCTGTGGGAAGTACAGGTAAAAGTACCGGACCTCACTTGCACTATGAAGTGCACGTGAAAGGAAAAGTGCAGAATCCTGTGAATTATTATTTCATGGATTTGAGCGCGGAAGATTATGATAAGATGATACAGATTGCAGCCAACCACGGTAAGGTATTTGACTAG
- a CDS encoding MerR family transcriptional regulator, with amino-acid sequence MAYNPNKELKLYYSIGEVAKMFDVNESLLRYWEKEFPIISPKKAGGNVRQYRKEDIENIRLVYHLVKEKGMTLQGAKQKLKMNRETTIRTAEILDRLKLIREELVSMRKELDYLT; translated from the coding sequence ATGGCCTATAATCCTAATAAAGAACTGAAACTTTACTATTCCATAGGGGAAGTGGCAAAGATGTTTGATGTAAATGAATCCTTGTTGCGTTATTGGGAAAAGGAATTTCCTATTATTTCTCCCAAGAAGGCGGGAGGGAATGTCCGTCAGTATCGTAAAGAGGATATTGAGAATATCCGGCTGGTCTATCATCTGGTGAAAGAGAAAGGGATGACTTTACAGGGGGCCAAGCAGAAACTGAAGATGAACAGAGAAACCACTATCCGTACTGCGGAGATTTTGGACAGATTGAAACTGATACGTGAGGAATTGGTTAGTATGCGTAAAGAACTGGATTATCTGACTTAA
- a CDS encoding RelA/SpoT family protein: protein MTDEKQTQEQADEEMINQGFQELLDSYLATKHRKKVEIITKAFNFAKQAHKGVKRRSGEPYIMHPIAVAKIVCTEIGLGSTSICSALLHDVVEDTDYTVEDIENLFGPKIAQIVDGLTKISGGIFGDRASAQAENFKKLLLTMSDDIRVILIKIADRLHNMRTLGSMLPNKQYKIAGETLYIYAPLANRLGLNKIKTELEDLSFKYEHPEEYAQIESKLQETQAEREEVFREFTAPIRAQLDKMGISYQLIARVKSPYSIWNKMQTKHITFEEIYDILAVRIIFCPKNPEEELNECFNIYVSISKIYKPHPDRLRDWVSHPKANGYQALHVTLMSNKGQWIEVQIRSERMNDVAEQGFAAHWKYKEGGGSEDEGELEKWLRTIKEILDDPQPDAMDFLDTIKLNLFASEIFVFTPKGEIKTMPQNCTALDFAFSIHTFLGSHCIGAKVNHKLVPLSHKLQSGDQVEILTSKSQHVQPSWINFATTAKAKAKILAILKREQRGMQQAGEEMLREFFSREGVEYTPENIRKICNLHTIKTQEELFAAIGLKTIILGENDKNELKDKPTSSNWKKYISFAFGGSKTNKEKPTEEKEPLQKIDSKKILKLTPEAIQKNYVIAECCKPIPGDDVLGYIGDNNRIIIHKRQCPLATKLKSSYGNRLLAVQWETGKSLYFPVNIYIKGIDHIGLLNKVTEVISQQLNVNIHKLNIESNDGIFEGRIQLFVHDVDDVKSITTNLRKIDEIKTVTRIEKFEDQPN, encoded by the coding sequence ATGACGGATGAAAAGCAGACTCAGGAACAGGCGGATGAGGAAATGATAAACCAAGGGTTTCAGGAACTTTTGGACAGTTATCTAGCGACCAAACACCGTAAAAAAGTAGAAATCATCACAAAGGCATTCAATTTTGCCAAACAAGCACACAAAGGAGTAAAACGACGCTCGGGTGAACCATACATCATGCATCCCATAGCCGTTGCTAAAATTGTATGTACCGAAATAGGACTGGGATCAACTTCCATTTGTTCGGCTTTACTGCATGATGTAGTTGAAGATACAGACTACACTGTGGAAGACATCGAAAATCTGTTTGGTCCTAAAATTGCACAGATTGTAGATGGCCTGACTAAAATATCCGGCGGTATATTCGGAGACCGGGCTTCCGCACAAGCCGAGAATTTCAAGAAATTGCTACTGACCATGAGTGATGATATCCGGGTTATCCTCATCAAAATAGCCGACCGTCTGCATAATATGCGTACGCTTGGCTCCATGCTTCCCAACAAGCAATACAAAATTGCCGGAGAAACCTTATACATCTATGCGCCATTGGCTAACCGCTTGGGGTTAAACAAAATAAAGACAGAACTGGAAGATCTCAGTTTCAAATATGAGCATCCGGAAGAATATGCACAGATAGAATCCAAGCTACAAGAAACACAAGCGGAACGCGAAGAAGTATTCCGTGAATTTACAGCACCTATCCGCGCACAACTGGACAAAATGGGTATCAGTTATCAATTGATAGCACGAGTAAAATCCCCTTATTCCATTTGGAACAAGATGCAGACCAAGCATATCACATTTGAAGAAATATATGATATCCTGGCTGTCCGTATCATTTTCTGTCCCAAAAATCCGGAAGAAGAACTTAATGAGTGCTTTAACATATACGTATCCATATCTAAGATTTATAAACCGCACCCAGACCGCTTGCGCGACTGGGTAAGCCACCCTAAAGCCAACGGCTATCAGGCACTTCACGTAACCCTGATGAGTAACAAAGGCCAATGGATAGAAGTGCAGATACGCAGTGAGCGGATGAATGACGTAGCCGAACAAGGCTTTGCCGCACACTGGAAATATAAAGAAGGCGGAGGCAGTGAGGACGAGGGTGAACTGGAAAAATGGCTGCGTACCATCAAGGAGATTCTGGACGATCCGCAACCGGATGCCATGGACTTTCTGGATACCATCAAACTGAACCTGTTCGCTTCTGAAATATTTGTCTTCACTCCGAAAGGTGAAATCAAAACAATGCCGCAAAACTGTACGGCACTGGATTTTGCATTCTCCATCCATACATTCTTGGGCAGCCATTGCATCGGAGCTAAAGTCAACCACAAGCTGGTGCCCTTGAGCCACAAACTGCAAAGTGGCGACCAGGTGGAGATTCTTACTTCCAAATCACAGCATGTACAGCCTTCGTGGATAAACTTTGCCACCACCGCAAAGGCCAAAGCCAAGATTCTGGCCATACTGAAACGCGAACAGCGAGGCATGCAGCAGGCCGGTGAGGAAATGTTACGGGAATTCTTTTCCAGGGAAGGAGTAGAGTACACTCCCGAAAATATACGAAAGATCTGTAATCTGCATACCATCAAAACACAGGAAGAATTGTTTGCCGCCATCGGATTAAAAACAATCATTCTAGGAGAAAACGACAAGAACGAACTGAAAGACAAACCGACTTCCAGTAACTGGAAAAAGTATATCTCTTTCGCCTTCGGAGGCAGCAAGACAAACAAGGAGAAACCGACAGAAGAGAAGGAACCCTTACAAAAGATAGACAGCAAGAAAATATTGAAACTGACTCCCGAAGCTATCCAAAAGAACTATGTGATAGCTGAATGCTGCAAGCCTATTCCGGGAGATGACGTTTTGGGATATATAGGCGACAATAATCGTATCATCATCCACAAACGCCAATGCCCGTTGGCTACCAAACTGAAGAGCAGTTACGGCAACCGCCTGTTGGCTGTCCAATGGGAGACTGGAAAATCCTTGTACTTTCCTGTAAATATCTACATAAAAGGTATTGACCACATCGGTCTGTTAAATAAGGTAACAGAAGTCATTTCACAACAATTGAATGTAAATATCCACAAGTTGAATATTGAAAGTAACGACGGTATCTTTGAAGGAAGAATACAGCTATTTGTGCACGATGTGGATGATGTAAAATCCATCACTACCAATCTAAGAAAGATAGATGAGATAAAAACCGTCACCCGTATCGAGAAGTTCGAAGACCAGCCGAATTAG